The genomic interval CTAAGTTTGCATGGTTGGACTTGAAGATTTGGTAAACCACACAATAACTCATTTCCCATAAATGACTCAGCTGTGAAGTTGGTAAAAATTCCTCCACTAGGAATCTCACCTTCAAGTTTATTGAAAGAGAGATTTAACTCTAGAAGGTAAATGAGTTTCTCCATGGATGTTGGAATAGACCcagagattttattttttgataaattcaaaacCTCCAAACTTGTCAAGTCACCAAATGATTCAGGAATTGGGCCTTCCAATCTATTATATGCTAGGTCCATAAATTGAAGATCTTTCAGTCCTCCAATTGTGGCTGGCATATCACCCGATAAGTTATTTTCTGATAAATTTATTCCTTGAAGCACCTTCAAATTACCTACGTCGAAAGAAAGAGTACCAACCaagaaatttgatgaaaagtcaaagaaCAAGATGTATTTTAGGCTCCAGAAAGTTGAGGGAATAACAGAAGTAAACCTATTGGACCCTAAGTAGAGAGATCTTAGAGAAGTGAGATTACTTAGGCATGAAGGTATAGATCCTGAAAGCTTATTGCCAAATAAGACCAATTGATCCAGCCTTGCTAGATGGCAAAGCTCATCTGGGAATGAACCTACCAACTTATTGAATGCAAGATATAAGCCTTGGAGTTTCTGCAGTCGGCCAAATGTAATTGGAATTGGtctagttaatttatttccttcTAATACTAAGGTCAACAAGTTGCTTAAATTGCTAATTGCTTGAGGAATGTTGCCACTAATACTGCAATTGGCGATGACAAGTGTTTCCAAAGACTTAGAAAGATTTCCTATTGAACTTGGAAGGAAGCCGTCAAGTGGATTGCCTATTAAGACTATGTCTCTTAATTTCTTGCAATTTGCCAAAGAGGAAAGAAAGCTCAATTTTGAGGTTGAAGATTTCAAGTAATTATTAGGCAAGCTGAGCCTCTCAAGGTTTCTTAAATTACCAATTGTGTTTGGAATGAAGCCCGAAAATTTGTTATCTCCCAACGCTAGAACGGTGAGCTTAGAAGCATTGGTGATGGAACTAGGAATGGTTCCAGAAAATCTATTATGTGACAACTCAAGAAACTCAACAGTTGGAAGTGAAAGGTCTATTCTTGATGGAAGACTTCCGGAGAGAGAGTTATTCATGAGGATAATCACCTTCAGTGTTGACATGTTGAAGATTGGAGCTGGTAACACACCAACTAGGTTGTTCATTCCAAGCACTAAAACCTCTAGATTTCGAAGATTAGCGATTTCGTGGGGTATCTCACCTGGTAAATTAACATAGATGCAAAAAATCTCAGTTAAAAGATCTTGTCTAAAGTAGTCAAGAAAGATAACAagtgagaaattaaaatatttacatagtATTATGAACATACCGTGGAGTTTGTTGGCGCCGAGATATATCCCTTTGAGCCTAGTCAAGTTGCCGATTTCTTTTGGTATTGCACCGGATAAATTATTGAACTGCAAATTTAATTGTTGCAGTTGTTTGCACTTTGATAAAGCAGAAGGAATTTTGCTATGAAACATGTTTTTGTCCAAAAAAAGGGCTTTCAAATGAGGAAGATAGTTGCAAATATTTTTCGGAAGCTCACCAGAAAGTCTGTTATTGGTCAAACGAATGTCTAATATTGAAGACATGTTGAAGACGAAGGAAGACACTGAACCAGAGAGCTGGTTATCAGTGAAGTCAAGAAATTTTAGCGTATGCATGGTGTAGATGGAGGAGGGAACGCTTCCAGAAAGCTTGTTATGACTAAGATTAAGCGTTGTGAGTGAAGAGAGGTTTCCAAGTTGAGGAGGGATGGTGCCTTGTAGATTGAATTGAGAAATATCCAAGGCTGTGACTCTATGGCTATTGACATCACAAGCGATGCCAATCCAGGTACAAACAGAGGTATTCGAGGTCCAATTATGGGCAAAAAGGTTGGTTGGATCATAAGTTATATGATCTTTCAGGGCAAGAAGAGCTTGTTGGTCTGTGGTAATATTGTtgcttgctgctgctgctgctgcaacAACCAAGCAAAGAAGCAGGAAGTGGGTTAATGACACAGTGATCATACTGAGACTAAAATTTCTCTCCATGAAAGATTGCTTTGTTTGTTACCGGTTAATTTGGTAATGCAAGGTGTTTCGCTTGCTGAAGATATATATAATGCAAATGTCAATCTCGTGGTGTTTGTGATTGTAACTAAGCGAGACTGGAAGAGATGAACCGGCTGGTAGTATTCACATCACTCAGTGCCGGTCAATTTAGGTACTTGTTTTTACATCATGGCGTCATCTCATCAAGtcaagaagaaaatgatgcATTAGTTTTGCTATCAATGCTCAATTGTTattatcttctttctttggAGAGTTTTCTGTAGCCACAAACTTGCATTTTAGAGAATTGATTACACAGGTAAGTGAATAGTATAGAAATTAACGTATTTATCTGTGCGTGGGGTCATGATTTTCtcttgatatgatttttctgACTAAATATATTAACATGATTGATagttagtaaataaatatataataaataagtaaatattgaTTGTACACTAATAAAAGtacatttttttctaaaaatctttcaaaactcaaatatataagattataaGAGGATCCTTTCCGATGAGAAttaagtttatatatatttcctCTTGtatcttcaatttcaaattttaaggaCCTATTGATATAAGTTTGAGTAGtcaaatattgatatttttgtatttaatactatattaagtattaattattattttttcttttaaagggAGGGTATATGCACCCATAAAAAATGCCATCGCAgaagtttttaattaattttttagtaaatcggaaaaaaattaatttttatttgctaaaaaatttttatattgccAAAAAATAACCGCAATAATTCTTATGGACCGATTTATCTTTGACACCCACTTCTGCAAGCACCCTTTCTCTTCAACTTctcctttttttatatatatatattgccaCTTCTGCAAGCACCCTCTGTCTTTCTccaaatatttgataattaaggttattttcaacaaccaaaaagttaaataaagcaaaaaaattgaagtagtTTTTGTATGAGTATAATGTACAAGTCCTTTTACTTTCCATAAAAGCCAAGAGTCGaaagtcaaaattgaatttcagcAAGGGAACATTATTACTGTTATcgtttattgtttttttccaTCATTTCAGCAACTGACAAGTAAATTTCAAGTGATGTATCACTCATCAGTATTGCTGTAATGATTGTAATCGTCAATTAACTCATCcctcttaatttttatatatatatttttttcaacaaaactACCTTAAATCAAAGAtgtcacaattttttttttaaaaaagcatCCGAAATCATCAAAACCTAACTGTAATGATCATGGTCATACCtgtatattttacaataaaaactgCAAGTAACTTGTTCTTCCTCCACACCTGTGCCATATAACATTAAAGAGGGTCAATTTTATTGGCAATGAGATTTCTCTGCTTCATTCTATTCTCTGTTTGCTATTCAATCTCCGCAATGAGTAAATGAAGAGTTTATTGTAACTGAATTTTCTCAATCACAGTAATGTGTTACTGTTATTCATCATAGGAGATCATCTTATAAGTTATAACATTAGATTCCCTGAGAATTAGCATTACATTAAACATAGTGAGCCATCAAATCTAGTCTTTGTTAAATTGGCCCTTCTTTCAACTAAAGCTAACGTAACCAAAAGACTAGAGTCATCACTGGATGGTCTAGAAGACAGTAAGTTTGTGTGCGTTGCTTAATCTTTTTAACACCATCACTTATGGCAGGTATCTTGACTCTCTGTATAGGTAACATAGTtgaaaaccaaagaaaaaaacaaaaggtttcctctctctttcacttgaagtaaaagcaaaagcaaatcCGGGGCTGAGCTTATCAATCACAGTACTATAAAAGAGCTTACCATAAAATTCAGCTTAATACTAAATTCAAATCCTAAACACTGACCTCTTTCCTATGCTCGCATTGTATTGGTTTTGAATTCAGTTGCAACTCATTTGCCAAAACTTTTTCGCTTGCCTATTTTGctcagaaaaataaaagaatttttatacATACATTAACTTTTGTTCCACATGAATTTAAAATGCGCATATCACCCAAactttaggaaaaaaaaaagatcaaaaatagtttattaaaGTTTGGTCTTTTAGCAATATTTCAAAACACCCTCATAcgaaaatcaataattatgtATATACATAATGTACCTGCGTTTTAAAATAcgaatttgaaattataaaataatattgtaccTTGTGAGTGCATCAACAACCACCAGCTTCACCAATCCGTTAAACAACCcaataaaaagtgaaaattaaaatagtaatttataaacaaattaaaataataatagtaataatcaaTAGCCTTGTTCAGTTTGTAGAAATGTATACCGGTTAAATGGTGCGAAGCCAGTGACCATCATTTTGAGTCAAACTGCAGCCTAGAGTTCAAATTTTTCTGTCTGAAATTAGTAGTACTGGATTAGTATTTACGGGTTACCAagcagaaaataaaagaaaataatatgtgcatgtttaattaataaagataaatgacgaaaatatatattaaataagcAATCACAAGacgtaataatttttatgaggAAATCCTTGATCTTTATAAGTCtcgtttgagattgaggttaAATGTTAGAcagttataacttaaaagttacaacactaaagtatttggtaaacagTAGATGCTGTATAACTTAAAAGCTAagttgatataattttatacttatataataaaaaaaatctgtaTATCTTCactaattttgtcaaaattattatttaacaattatattcaggacataatattaacttttattttataattgcaGTTTTTtgctaatattaattataatttaaaagatataacATCTCAATACTAAATAAGACCAtaattta from Citrus sinensis cultivar Valencia sweet orange chromosome 9, DVS_A1.0, whole genome shotgun sequence carries:
- the LOC107178529 gene encoding LRR receptor-like serine/threonine-protein kinase FLS2; this translates as MERNFSLSMITVSLTHFLLLCLVVAAAAAASNNITTDQQALLALKDHITYDPTNLFAHNWTSNTSVCTWIGIACDVNSHRVTALDISQFNLQGTIPPQLGNLSSLTTLNLSHNKLSGSVPSSIYTMHTLKFLDFTDNQLSGSVSSFVFNMSSILDIRLTNNRLSGELPKNICNYLPHLKALFLDKNMFHSKIPSALSKCKQLQQLNLQFNNLSGAIPKEIGNLTRLKGIYLGANKLHGEIPHEIANLRNLEVLVLGMNNLVGVLPAPIFNMSTLKVIILMNNSLSGSLPSRIDLSLPTVEFLELSHNRFSGTIPSSITNASKLTVLALGDNKFSGFIPNTIGNLRNLERLSLPNNYLKSSTSKLSFLSSLANCKKLRDIVLIGNPLDGFLPSSIGNLSKSLETLVIANCSISGNIPQAISNLSNLLTLVLEGNKLTRPIPITFGRLQKLQGLYLAFNKLVGSFPDELCHLARLDQLVLFGNKLSGSIPSCLSNLTSLRSLYLGSNRFTSVIPSTFWSLKYILFFDFSSNFLVGTLSFDVGNLKVLQGINLSENNLSGDMPATIGGLKDLQFMDLAYNRLEGPIPESFGDLTSLEVLNLSKNKISGSIPTSMEKLIYLLELNLSFNKLEGEIPSGGIFTNFTAESFMGNELLCGLPNLQVQPCKLSKPRTEHKSRKKILLIVIVLPLSIV